The Halopiger aswanensis region GAGGCATCGGAACGGCTGGAAGAAGAATATCCGAACCACCCAGTCACGACCGATGTGAGCGAGATGCTCAGTTGGTCGCAGCCGCCGAGTGTCGGGGAGGTAGAACAGCTCCTCGATGACGCGGAGAACCCCTTCGAGGTAGACGAGCGACTCGAGGAACTCGCCAGCGAACTGCAGTCCGAGTATCCCGACCACGATCTCACCCAAGAGATCGTCGATGCAGTAGAGGGAACCAGCCCGCCGAGTGAGGAACACGTGGGTGAATTGATCGAAGATGCCGAGCAGTTGCTCGACGGTGTTGACGAGCAGCTGCGGCGGATTCGGGAGACCATGGATGAACTACCAGATGGGTCTGTTATGATGATCGAGCCGCTCGACTGACGCCCTACCGTTATATAAGGATGCCTAGAGAGACGATGGTCGATCTTGAAGATAACTCGGTCGTGTTGGTCAAGTCTCTCGATTGATACATGTGGCAATATTTTCCTTATTGGAAAAAATATCATGGACTTCGTCGACAGTTCGGCTGGCGTACCGTGTTCAATTGGGGCATGGGGTCTTAGAACAATTATTCTAATGCACTCTGCTTGATGCGCTCTTCTAACGCTGTGAATGCATCCTTATCCTCTTTCCGCGTCCGACCGCCTGTAATCACCACCTTACCACTTCCGAACACAAGTAACACACAGTTCGTCCCATCAGGGCGATACACCAGTCCTGGGAACTGCTCAGGTTCGTACTCCACATCTTCAATTCCAAGCTCAATCGTTAACGCGTTCAAATCCACCTCGTGTCCTAAATTGCCGACCGCAACCACATTCTTAATCTCTAACTCTGCTGCGTCCACTTCGACACCCATCTCCTCCAACAACCCCAAGAACCGCTCGTTCACCGCGTACATTATCTCAAACTCATCCCCACCACGCAGAATATACTTCCCAGACGTATAGAGAATCACCAGTTCCCCATCCTCTTCGAAGCGAAAGAACGATGCGTTGAACTTTGGGTCGTAGTTGGAAACGGGTAGGGGCGCGTCCGCAGCCAACACCTCGATGTCTACCTCACTCTGAAGATTCCCAAGACCAACGATATTCACAACCTTGATACCAGCCATTACTCATGCATTGAGGGGCATAACTGGTAGACTTTACTTCATCAAATTACAATCGCTTCTCTGTCACTTTTTCGATGGACAATCTTCAAAACACCTCCGTGGGTTTTGAATATACATCGGCTGACTCTCATATGGAAGGGAATTCTGCGACACAACGCAAGGCCCAGCTCGACAAGGAAGAACGTGAGCATCTCGAGGACGTCGTCACCGAGATGCGTGACCGCGTCGAGGCGAACGTTCGTTACCAACTTGAGGACGAGTACGCCCTCGACAAGAAGCCAAACGACGACGCGTCCCTGAGCGAGGAGCAAGAAGACCTCGTTGAGGCGATTGAACTCGAAGCCGTCGACGGCAACGACTGGGAAGACGGTTACGAGGAGTACATTACCGGTGTCGGGTACACCATCGTCAATCGGCTGGCTGCGCTCCGTTGTATGGAGGTTCGCGGATTCATTGACGACGAGGTTACTGCCTTCCGCGACGATGGACTCACGCCAGCAGCAGACCGGCTGGTCACGGAGGAGTTCATGCTCGAGGAGGAGGCTGTCCTCGAAGCCTACCGAAACGCGTGCGACGACCTCGCCGAGGAGATCGAGATTCTCTTCGACCGCTCGACCGCCTACAGCCTGATCGACCCCGATGACGACACGTTCGAAGACCTCTGTGGAATGCTCGACGAAGTATCCGACGAGGTCTGGCGGGCCGACGACGTGCTCGGCTGGGTCTATGAGTACTACAACGTCAAACTTCTCGACGATCTCCGCCGGAAGGGTGACCGGGAAGGTCTGGAGCCCGAGGACGTACCGGCGGCGAACCAGTTCTACACCCCGCATTGGGTTGTCCGGATGCTCACCGACAACTCGCTGGGCAAGCTCTATCTTGAAGACAGAGGCGACCTGCAGGAAACCGTCGAGAGACAGGACTCGCTGACACCTAACGAGCGCAAGAACCGTCCTCTCTCTCCTGATGACGCTCCAGACATCGCTGACTTCTGCACCTATCTCGTCCCATCCGAAGAGGAAGGCGAACCACCGGAGTTCGACGGCCCTGAGGACATCCGCGTCATCGACCCTGCCTGTGGCAGCGGTCACTTCCTGCTATACGCGTTCGACGTATTGGAGCGCATCTGGCGAGCAGAAACTAATCTCGACCCTGCAGAGATCCCTCACAAGATTCTCTGCAATAACCTCTATGGTGTCGACCTCGATATGCGGGCCTGTCAACTCGCTGCGTTCAATCTCTATCTAAAGGGCCGTACGCGTGCCGAAGCTGAAGGAGCTGATGGCTTCGATATGCCGGAGGTTGGCATCGTCTGTGCCGACGCGAAAATAGCCGATGTCGAAGGCGTCGAGGCGGTTTTCGAGGAAGTTATCTCGAGTAGTTCGAGTATTGAGGGTGCTCTGAGTGAGGACGAAGTTCGTGAAGCGTTAGAAAGTATTCTCGGAGCATTCGAAGATGTCCACGGGCTCGGTAGCCTCCTCGATGTTCGGGGAACCATCGGTGAGATGTTTAGCGATGATGAAGGTGGCTTGCAGTTAACCTTCGATGACGAGTTCTCTGCGGACTACACTCTGAGCAGTTTCCTTCGTACACTACAGGAGGCAATTTCGGAGCATCGTAACGAGGATTCGTTCTTGGCTCAGGACTTGCGGAGCTTTGTTCGGTTACTAGATGTTCTGGGACAGGATTATGACGTTGCGTTAATGAACCCTCCTTACGGTTCAAAAAAGCGAATGCCCGATCCGATTCAGGATTATATTGAGTCTCATTACGAATACTACCCGAACTTCTACATCAGCTTCTTTGAGGTATGCGACAATTTGACCAAAGAGGCCGGTCGTATCGGTATGCTCGTCCCTCGAACATTTTTGTTCCTAGATAGTTTTGAGAACTTCAGAGAAGACTTCGTTGGGGAAGAAGGAGGATTTGATTTCTTAGCAGAATTTGGGATCGGAATATTGGATAATGCAACAGTACGGACTGTCGGCACCGTTGTTAGATCGGAAACCAATAAAAGCAGGACTGGTGTATTCGTTCGACTCTACGATCAGGATAGCTCTATGAAAGAGGATACTTTCACACAAACTATCTCCAAAACTAATAACAATATTGACAGATACTTCGAGATAAATCTCGACGAATTTGCAGAGATTCCTCGAACCCCCATATGTTATTCTACACCATCGGAGGTGAGAAGTCTCTATGAGACGAAGACTCTCCTTGACGCCGAACAAGCAGATGTAGATGGTGATTCTGCTTTCTACGCTGTCACAGGCATTATTACG contains the following coding sequences:
- a CDS encoding TATA-box-binding protein, whose amino-acid sequence is MAGIKVVNIVGLGNLQSEVDIEVLAADAPLPVSNYDPKFNASFFRFEEDGELVILYTSGKYILRGGDEFEIMYAVNERFLGLLEEMGVEVDAAELEIKNVVAVGNLGHEVDLNALTIELGIEDVEYEPEQFPGLVYRPDGTNCVLLVFGSGKVVITGGRTRKEDKDAFTALEERIKQSALE